From a single Epinephelus fuscoguttatus linkage group LG18, E.fuscoguttatus.final_Chr_v1 genomic region:
- the barhl1b gene encoding barH-like homeobox 1b gives MEASANGSSFGIDSLLSHRPGSPVSKGDSLVGECRSPLEFSPRSDVESGCSSPPSPRRECVDEVAQRQGHGVGLPPHLQHAQISAGSQQRTVTSSFLIRDILADCKPLAACAPYSSNGQPTQEAGRLASKIAEDFMEKIHSNSSSDSEYKVKEEGDREISSSRDSPQVRLKKPRKARTAFTDHQLAQLERSFERQKYLSVQDRMELAASLNLTDTQVKTWYQNRRTKWKRQTAVGLELLAEAGNYSALQRMFPSPYFYPQSLVSNLDPGAALYLYRGPSAPPPALQRPLVPRILLHGLQGGSEPPPPPPLPPMSGVLPRPAQQR, from the exons ATGGAGGCGTCCGCCAACGGGTCCAGTTTTGGCATCGACTCGCTGCTGTCCCACAGGCCTGGAAGTCCGGTGTCCAAGGGGGACAGCCTGGTCGGGGAGTGCCGCTCGCCTCTGGAATTCAGCCCGCGATCAGACGTGGAGAGCGGCTGTTCGTCGCCTCCGTCGCCGAGGAGGGAGTGCGTGGACGAGGTGGCCCAGAGGCAAGGTCACGGCGTCGGCCTGCCGCCGCACCTGCAGCACGCGCAGATCTCGGCGGGGTCGCAGCAGAGGACCGTGACCTCGTCGTTCCTCATCAGAGATATTCTCGCGGACTGTAAGCCTCTGGCCGCGTGCGCGCCTTACTCCAGCAATGGACAGCCGACTCAGGAGGCGGGGAGGCTGGCGTCGAAGATAGCGGAAGACTTtatggagaaaatccacagcAACTCGTCGTCAGACAGTGAATACAAAG TGAAAGAGGAGGGGGACCGGGAGATCTCCAGCAGTAGAGACAGCCCTCAGGTCCGGCTGAAGAAGCCCAGGAAGGCCCGGACGGCCTTCACGGACCACCAGCTGGCGCAGCTGGAGCGCAGCTTCGAGCGGCAGAAGTACCTGAGCGTCCAGGACCGCATGGAGCTGGCGGCCTCCCTCAACCTCACCGACACACAGGTCAAGACCTGGTACCAGAACCGGAG GACAAAGTGGAAGAGGCAGACGGCGGTGGGACTGGAGCTGCTGGCGGAAGCTGGAAACTACTCCGCCCTGCAGAGGATGTTCCCGTCCCCGTACTTCTACCCGCAGAGCCTGGTGTCCAACCTGGACCCCGGAGCGGCCCTCTACCTGTACAGAGGCCCCTCGGCGCCGCCGCCGGCCCTGCAGAGACCCCTGGTCCCGCGGATCCTGCTGCACGGCCTGCAGGGGGGCAGCGAGCCGCCGCCTCCGCCGCCTCTGCCCCCCATGTCCGGCGTGCTTCCCCGGCCAGCTCAGCAGCGGTGA